A portion of the bacterium genome contains these proteins:
- a CDS encoding pyridoxamine 5'-phosphate oxidase family protein: MSEHTITTIEQLRALIGDAIPAVGLKVLEALDEQMNEFIRCSPMLLLSTADANGHQQVSPKGDGPGFTEIADEHTLLIPSRVGNRLAYGLSGVIENPQVGLIFIRPGTSETLRVNGTAVLSTEPELLERLSARGKPAEIIIRVKVRECFFHCAKAFLRSRLWDPDTWSEPQRISFGRQIAPRLNLDAEAAAKIDAGVESGYQESEL; the protein is encoded by the coding sequence GTGTCTGAACACACCATCACGACGATCGAACAGCTTCGCGCCCTTATCGGCGATGCAATTCCCGCTGTCGGCTTGAAGGTTCTGGAAGCTCTCGACGAGCAGATGAACGAGTTCATCCGCTGTTCGCCGATGCTCCTGCTCTCCACCGCTGACGCCAACGGACACCAGCAGGTTTCTCCCAAGGGCGATGGTCCGGGTTTCACGGAAATCGCCGATGAGCACACCCTGCTGATTCCGAGTCGCGTCGGGAACCGACTTGCATACGGTCTTTCAGGCGTCATCGAGAACCCGCAGGTCGGATTGATCTTCATCCGTCCGGGGACTTCAGAAACCCTGCGGGTCAACGGTACGGCGGTTCTTTCCACTGAACCCGAACTACTGGAGCGCCTTTCTGCACGAGGGAAACCCGCCGAAATCATCATCCGCGTGAAGGTGCGAGAGTGCTTCTTTCACTGCGCCAAGGCCTTCCTCCGCTCGCGACTCTGGGATCCGGATACCTGGAGCGAACCCCAGAGGATCAGCTTCGGACGTCAGATCGCGCCGCGTCTGAACCTGGATGCCGAGGCCGCGGCGAAGATCGACGCCGGGGTCGAGAGCGGTTACCAGGAGAGCGAACTCTGA
- a CDS encoding FAD-dependent oxidoreductase → MKQIQEPARQTPVLAETDVLVVGGGPGGLAAALGAARQGARVMLVERYGCFGGVIAQSMVGTIAWYRTSEETVDAGGIGTEFEERAKAANASLEVNHYQVLDTEVFKHLADQMILEADITPLLHTQIVDVILNGNAIIGVITESKSGRSAILAKRVIDATGDGDIAARAGAPFRIDPKQELEGATVNFGCTGIDLKEFITYTLKNPSSIADWGDDSGQKEAAEFSTYLREPFDKAKEAGEIPKDVRMESYWGSFTDAGEIPNMNAIHMAGIDSTDVWDLTRGEIEGRQRVMWAVEALKKYTPGFENARLRTIGASIGCRESRKIIGDYNLTEHDVLNQAKFEDSIGICPEFLDGNKIAIMPSTGRYFHIPYRITIPQKVENLLVAGRCVAGDKVSHAATRQMMCCTVTGQGAGVAAALSLEAGVTPRQVDIARVQEGLEKQGVRLS, encoded by the coding sequence GTGAAACAGATCCAGGAACCGGCCCGCCAGACACCCGTTCTGGCCGAGACAGACGTGTTGGTGGTAGGCGGCGGTCCCGGCGGGCTCGCCGCCGCGCTTGGCGCCGCACGACAGGGCGCACGAGTCATGCTAGTCGAGCGTTACGGCTGTTTCGGAGGCGTCATTGCCCAGTCGATGGTGGGCACGATCGCCTGGTACCGGACCAGCGAAGAGACAGTCGATGCCGGTGGAATCGGTACCGAATTCGAGGAACGAGCCAAGGCCGCGAATGCCAGCCTCGAAGTGAACCACTATCAGGTGCTCGACACGGAGGTGTTCAAGCATCTTGCCGATCAAATGATCCTGGAGGCGGACATCACGCCCCTGCTCCACACCCAGATCGTGGACGTTATCCTGAACGGGAACGCGATCATCGGGGTGATCACCGAAAGCAAATCCGGCCGATCGGCCATCCTTGCGAAGCGCGTGATCGACGCGACCGGCGACGGAGATATTGCGGCGCGCGCAGGCGCACCGTTCCGCATCGATCCGAAGCAAGAGCTCGAAGGTGCGACCGTCAACTTCGGCTGTACCGGCATCGATCTCAAGGAGTTCATCACTTACACCCTGAAGAATCCGAGTTCAATCGCCGACTGGGGCGACGACTCCGGCCAGAAGGAAGCGGCGGAGTTCAGCACCTATCTGCGCGAGCCGTTCGACAAGGCCAAGGAAGCAGGAGAGATTCCCAAGGACGTGCGCATGGAAAGCTACTGGGGGAGCTTCACCGATGCGGGCGAAATCCCGAACATGAACGCCATTCACATGGCGGGCATCGATTCGACCGACGTCTGGGACCTGACACGAGGAGAGATCGAAGGACGCCAGCGCGTGATGTGGGCGGTGGAGGCGCTGAAGAAGTACACGCCCGGATTCGAGAACGCGCGCTTGCGCACGATCGGCGCTTCGATCGGCTGTCGCGAATCGCGCAAGATCATCGGTGACTACAATCTGACCGAGCACGACGTGCTCAATCAGGCGAAGTTCGAAGATTCGATCGGTATCTGTCCCGAATTTCTCGACGGAAACAAGATCGCCATCATGCCGTCGACAGGTCGCTACTTCCACATCCCTTACCGGATCACGATCCCGCAGAAAGTCGAGAACCTGCTCGTCGCCGGTCGCTGCGTCGCCGGTGACAAGGTCTCGCACGCCGCCACACGCCAGATGATGTGCTGCACGGTCACCGGTCAGGGCGCGGGTGTGGCCGCAGCCCTTTCATTGGAGGCGGGCGTCACGCCTCGTCAGGTCGATATCGCTCGCGTACAGGAAGGACTGGAAAAGCAGGGAGTGCGGCTCTCGTAG
- a CDS encoding serine hydrolase — translation MSLESHLEALSTQLIEWSGKRGVVGAALAVGRGDELFEAAAGVVNRNTGVQATPDSVFQIGSITKLFTTTLIMQLVDDGLVELEAPVQSVLPEFQVADEKSSKEITLAQLLSHTSGMDGDYFLDTGPGDDCVERYVLACSALPQLHRPGQKLSYCNAGFVIAGRIVEKLRGKPWHSVLTEQILWPLGLFAMGTEPEQAILHRAAVGHIALGESGEASVIPIWRLSRSNGPAGATPFARARDLIPFSQLHLKGGLAPDGSRLLSAKSVAAMQERRFEMPPHAMTDGQGLGWMQFDWSGQRVIGHDGGTIGQASFLRIHPESGTIVSLLTTGGEASALYRDVFQEVLGELCGVSLPALPEESPTLEIPLSAFVGRYERLSTGYEVRLEEGGLVVSASGLKPPLSLLPAARTRLRAISRDTFVAETPSGLVRSPVIFSEFDAEGRPGYLEVGLRAAPRTGTERAIP, via the coding sequence ATGAGTCTCGAATCCCATCTCGAAGCCCTGAGCACTCAATTGATCGAGTGGTCGGGAAAACGCGGAGTCGTGGGTGCAGCACTCGCGGTGGGTCGGGGAGATGAACTCTTCGAGGCCGCGGCCGGTGTCGTGAATCGCAACACCGGAGTCCAGGCAACTCCCGATTCCGTTTTTCAGATTGGATCGATCACGAAACTCTTTACCACTACGTTGATCATGCAACTCGTGGACGACGGACTGGTGGAACTCGAAGCCCCCGTACAGAGTGTCTTGCCCGAGTTCCAGGTCGCGGATGAAAAATCCAGTAAAGAGATCACTCTGGCCCAGCTACTGAGCCACACCAGTGGGATGGATGGCGACTACTTCCTGGATACCGGTCCGGGTGACGACTGCGTGGAGCGTTACGTCCTCGCTTGCTCTGCGCTTCCGCAGCTGCACCGGCCCGGCCAGAAGCTCTCCTATTGCAACGCCGGTTTCGTCATCGCCGGACGCATTGTCGAGAAACTCCGAGGCAAACCCTGGCATAGCGTACTCACCGAACAGATTCTCTGGCCCCTGGGTCTGTTTGCCATGGGAACCGAGCCGGAGCAGGCCATCCTGCATCGAGCGGCTGTCGGGCATATTGCACTCGGCGAGAGCGGCGAAGCGTCCGTGATCCCGATCTGGCGCCTGTCTCGCTCCAACGGTCCGGCGGGAGCGACGCCGTTTGCGCGCGCGCGAGACCTGATCCCGTTCTCCCAACTGCACCTGAAGGGGGGGCTGGCACCCGATGGAAGTCGCTTGCTCTCCGCCAAATCCGTCGCCGCGATGCAGGAACGCCGCTTCGAGATGCCTCCGCACGCCATGACCGACGGCCAGGGTCTGGGCTGGATGCAATTCGACTGGAGCGGTCAGCGCGTGATCGGCCACGACGGTGGCACGATCGGACAGGCTTCATTCCTGCGCATTCATCCCGAGAGCGGCACGATCGTCTCTCTGCTGACGACGGGTGGAGAGGCGAGCGCTCTGTACCGCGACGTCTTCCAGGAGGTACTGGGGGAGCTTTGCGGAGTATCGCTTCCGGCCTTGCCCGAGGAATCTCCAACGCTGGAGATTCCTCTCTCCGCTTTCGTAGGGCGCTACGAACGACTATCTACAGGTTACGAGGTCCGCCTCGAAGAGGGTGGCCTCGTAGTCAGTGCCAGCGGCCTCAAACCACCGTTGAGTCTGCTCCCCGCTGCGCGGACCAGACTGCGCGCCATCTCGCGAGATACCTTCGTTGCGGAAACGCCCAGTGGTCTGGTGCGTTCGCCCGTGATCTTCAGTGAGTTCGATGCCGAAGGTCGGCCCGGATACCTGGAAGTCGGTCTGCGCGCCGCACCCCGTACCGGAACAGAGAGGGCGATCCCCTGA